One genomic segment of Clostridium saccharoperbutylacetonicum N1-4(HMT) includes these proteins:
- a CDS encoding ankyrin repeat domain-containing protein, protein MHKKFRLVMSIFLFLICSAFLINVGGTYIKNRIWDYLSSKVDNSEYLMKNMNIYRDTPAWELALAVEDERTSTIERIAKRSPELLNYQDSKYGETLLLWAVGMEKYNSAETLLKCGADANIATIDEGETPLLLAADYSWIDTKYKKDPKYVKLLLSYGADPNKRYIGKKRDSTEYGTTPLIKSIGCGIEKTKALVEGGADINLKTKSGNTAAAEALRHVGSTSMFREMEYAYYLIVDKKAKVNEFYYSPEYVLIPGDDPNIKFYPVDLLRDWTPELNSEGYKMKMEIVDEFARQGVNYWNTTIPKDVISQIKEIYPHDWEEYLKKY, encoded by the coding sequence ATGCATAAAAAATTTAGATTAGTTATGTCTATTTTTTTGTTTTTAATATGTTCAGCTTTTCTGATAAACGTAGGAGGAACATATATAAAAAATAGAATATGGGATTATCTTTCAAGTAAAGTTGATAATAGTGAATATCTGATGAAAAACATGAATATTTATAGAGATACTCCAGCATGGGAATTAGCTTTGGCTGTGGAAGATGAGAGGACAAGTACTATAGAAAGAATAGCTAAGAGAAGTCCGGAACTATTAAATTATCAAGATTCAAAGTATGGAGAAACTTTATTATTGTGGGCAGTAGGGATGGAAAAGTATAATTCGGCAGAAACATTATTAAAATGTGGAGCAGATGCTAATATAGCAACGATAGATGAAGGTGAAACGCCTCTTCTTTTAGCAGCTGACTATTCTTGGATAGATACTAAATACAAAAAAGATCCTAAATATGTAAAGTTATTATTAAGTTATGGAGCAGATCCTAATAAACGCTATATCGGGAAAAAACGTGATTCTACAGAATATGGTACAACTCCTTTGATAAAGTCTATTGGATGTGGTATTGAGAAAACAAAAGCTTTAGTTGAAGGTGGAGCTGATATTAATTTGAAAACCAAAAGTGGGAATACAGCTGCAGCTGAAGCATTGAGACATGTGGGATCGACTTCTATGTTTAGAGAAATGGAATATGCATATTATTTAATTGTAGATAAAAAAGCCAAAGTAAACGAATTTTATTATAGCCCGGAATATGTTTTAATACCAGGTGATGACCCTAATATAAAATTTTATCCAGTTGATTTACTGAGGGATTGGACTCCAGAATTGAATTCAGAAGGATATAAAATGAAGATGGAGATTGTAGATGAATTTGCTAGACAAGGGGTGAATTATTGGAATACTACGATACCTAAAGATGTTATTTCTCAAATTAAAGAAATTTATCCACATGATTGGGAAGAATATTTAAAGAAATATTAG
- a CDS encoding AAA family ATPase: MKKIIQIGISDFKELIEGNNYFVDKSLLIKEFLENGAKITLTPRPRRFGKTLNLSMIKYFFDIRSKEETKDLFNGLKIENEKEIMKRQWQYPVVFISFKGIKYNNFEHAIMAMGMLMSDVYKEYRYLMESNIFKEDEKRDFDKIINREADLVLLTASIKNLTYYAK; this comes from the coding sequence TTGAAAAAAATAATACAAATAGGAATCTCTGATTTTAAAGAGTTAATAGAAGGAAATAATTATTTCGTAGATAAAAGTTTACTAATAAAAGAATTTTTAGAGAATGGAGCAAAGATTACTCTTACTCCTAGACCAAGAAGGTTTGGTAAAACTTTGAATTTAAGTATGATTAAATACTTCTTTGATATAAGAAGTAAAGAAGAAACAAAGGATTTGTTTAACGGATTAAAAATAGAAAATGAAAAAGAAATAATGAAGCGTCAATGGCAATATCCAGTTGTGTTTATTAGCTTTAAAGGAATTAAATACAATAATTTTGAACATGCAATAATGGCAATGGGAATGCTCATGTCAGATGTTTATAAAGAATATAGATATTTGATGGAAAGTAACATTTTCAAAGAGGATGAAAAAAGAGATTTTGATAAAATTATTAATAGAGAGGCTGATTTAGTGTTATTAACAGCTTCAATAAAAAATCTTACTTATTATGCAAAGTAA
- a CDS encoding recombinase family protein — MNKVWNIGIYARVSTEKVEQSESVASQVGNLKEWIIQAAKKDKYSVYNLIKTYEDNGISGSTIDRDAFKRMAEDIENKKINMVLTRDLSRFSRNYLEAGEYIEKYFKLNNVRFVAVLDNVDNSLVEDDDIIPFKNLINEMYIKDSSRKIKSALRERMQRGSSIAAKPPYGYKYEKIYNGEQKTNVLVPEGGETTETIKEIFSLYLKGWGAGKIATYLNQKGIATPSSKTENYARSKFGLWTNNTIFSILQNHKYGGFLVQQKYRKVSYKMKEVKKTSQEDWVWSGEFEGIIDKETFNRVQEMLKKRSNGYRYKGAVIHPFSSVLRCGTCGGSLSYRKKFEGYKCTLSQSGAKRCTCHSIKEKDLISQIQSNIRTMIDKSINKEKYYNKVENIKIEQDNAKEIREIESELEKLDVKFAKLYEDKLNDLISERNFTNFIKVIQEKQEKLIKRKEELENIMDKSQGNTDITSIYREELNKLFNLEEIERSFVETIIDKIVVNEDSETKEKSIDIYYKFNKN; from the coding sequence ATGAATAAAGTATGGAATATAGGAATTTATGCTAGGGTAAGCACAGAAAAGGTTGAACAGAGTGAATCAGTTGCTTCACAAGTTGGAAATTTAAAAGAATGGATTATTCAGGCTGCCAAAAAAGATAAATATAGTGTTTATAATTTAATTAAAACATATGAGGATAATGGAATATCTGGTTCTACTATTGATAGGGATGCTTTTAAAAGAATGGCAGAAGATATAGAGAATAAAAAAATTAATATGGTTTTGACAAGAGACCTATCTAGATTTTCAAGGAACTACTTAGAGGCTGGAGAATACATTGAAAAATATTTTAAACTTAATAATGTTAGATTTGTTGCGGTTTTAGATAATGTAGATAATTCACTGGTAGAAGATGATGATATAATTCCATTTAAAAATTTAATTAATGAAATGTACATTAAGGATTCTAGTAGAAAAATAAAAAGTGCGTTAAGAGAAAGAATGCAAAGAGGATCATCTATTGCAGCTAAACCACCATATGGTTATAAGTATGAAAAAATATATAATGGAGAGCAAAAGACAAATGTCTTAGTTCCAGAAGGTGGAGAAACTACAGAAACAATTAAAGAAATTTTTTCTCTATATTTAAAAGGCTGGGGAGCAGGAAAAATAGCAACATATTTAAATCAAAAAGGTATAGCAACTCCTTCTTCAAAAACAGAAAATTATGCTCGCTCTAAGTTTGGACTTTGGACAAACAATACAATATTTTCGATATTACAAAATCATAAATATGGCGGTTTTTTAGTACAGCAAAAATATAGAAAAGTTAGTTATAAAATGAAAGAAGTTAAGAAAACATCACAAGAAGATTGGGTTTGGTCTGGGGAATTTGAAGGAATAATAGATAAGGAAACTTTTAATCGGGTTCAGGAAATGCTTAAAAAAAGATCAAATGGATACAGGTATAAGGGAGCTGTTATACATCCGTTCAGTTCAGTATTAAGATGCGGAACCTGTGGAGGAAGTTTATCCTATAGAAAAAAATTTGAAGGATATAAGTGTACATTATCTCAAAGTGGTGCAAAAAGATGTACTTGTCATAGCATAAAGGAAAAAGATTTGATTTCACAAATACAAAGCAATATAAGAACAATGATAGATAAAAGCATTAATAAAGAAAAGTATTACAATAAAGTAGAAAATATAAAAATTGAGCAAGATAATGCAAAAGAAATAAGAGAAATAGAAAGTGAATTAGAGAAATTAGATGTGAAATTTGCGAAGCTGTATGAAGATAAGTTAAATGATCTGATTTCAGAGAGAAATTTTACTAATTTCATTAAGGTCATACAAGAAAAACAAGAAAAGTTAATTAAGAGGAAAGAAGAACTAGAAAATATTATGGACAAGTCACAAGGCAATACTGATATTACAAGCATATATAGGGAAGAACTTAATAAACTTTTCAATTTAGAAGAAATAGAAAGAAGTTTTGTGGAAACAATTATAGATAAGATAGTAGTCAATGAAGATTCTGAGACAAAAGAAAAGAGTATTGATATCTATTATAAATTCAATAAAAATTAA
- a CDS encoding DUF3969 family protein: MMKIYKLDEMKISIMNKIEIERFILISIIGLMDSLSVDAISIEECEMYLFSPYSVEKLNTLNLDEQIVELVENGYELEDVESLIPEELYKSIDKIRLKAIELLKNLPREGVDIKKWLD, encoded by the coding sequence ATGATGAAAATTTATAAATTGGATGAAATGAAAATTAGCATAATGAATAAAATTGAAATTGAGAGATTCATATTAATAAGTATAATAGGATTAATGGATTCCTTAAGTGTTGATGCAATATCAATAGAAGAGTGTGAAATGTATCTTTTTTCTCCATATTCTGTAGAGAAATTAAATACTTTAAATTTGGATGAACAAATAGTAGAATTGGTTGAGAATGGTTATGAATTAGAAGATGTTGAATCTCTTATTCCAGAAGAATTGTATAAATCAATAGATAAAATTAGATTAAAAGCGATTGAGTTACTAAAAAATTTACCTAGAGAGGGAGTAGATATTAAAAAGTGGCTTGATTAA
- a CDS encoding IS3 family transposase, with protein sequence MKKRLLSERSWCKQGICYYKRCEFEIIDSLREKYPIKFLCELMSVNRSSYYKWLSRKNHLNRHQKVRQTLTELLKIAHEKYKSYGYHRLATIVRRETDLIFSDNLAHKCCKYSGIKSKARRRKYRKHGDEHVFYPNIINGKWNAVKPLELVVSDMTCIKHRGQNYEWTYMLDTFNNEIIAYDLSKKVGDRKPYFNCLEQLKKKIEKQTTQTILHTDQGTVYSSRAFREAHKDYNIIRSMSRAGTPTDNPIIESINGWIKAEMITDFRYWEEDNIYEFIDKYINYYNFERPAYSLKYKTPVQFKIEQGFG encoded by the coding sequence ATTAAAAAAAGGTTACTTAGTGAAAGGAGCTGGTGCAAACAAGGAATTTGTTATTACAAAAGATGTGAGTTTGAAATAATTGATTCGTTAAGAGAAAAATATCCAATAAAGTTTTTATGTGAATTAATGAGTGTGAATCGTTCTAGTTATTATAAATGGTTATCAAGAAAAAATCACTTAAATAGGCATCAAAAAGTTAGACAGACATTAACTGAATTGCTAAAAATAGCTCATGAAAAGTATAAATCATATGGATATCATAGGTTGGCTACTATCGTTCGCCGTGAAACGGATTTGATATTTTCAGATAATCTTGCGCACAAATGTTGTAAATATTCAGGAATCAAATCTAAAGCACGTCGTCGTAAATATCGTAAACACGGAGATGAACATGTTTTTTATCCTAATATTATTAATGGAAAATGGAATGCAGTTAAGCCGCTTGAATTAGTAGTTTCCGATATGACATGTATAAAACATAGAGGACAAAATTATGAATGGACATATATGCTTGATACTTTTAATAATGAAATTATAGCATATGATCTTTCTAAAAAAGTTGGTGACAGAAAGCCATACTTTAATTGCTTGGAACAACTAAAGAAAAAAATTGAGAAACAAACAACCCAAACAATTTTGCACACTGATCAGGGTACTGTTTATTCCTCAAGAGCATTTCGTGAAGCTCATAAAGATTATAACATAATTCGCTCAATGTCGCGAGCAGGAACGCCTACTGATAATCCTATTATTGAATCAATTAACGGTTGGATCAAAGCAGAAATGATAACTGATTTTAGATATTGGGAAGAAGATAATATTTATGAATTTATTGATAAGTATATAAACTACTACAATTTTGAACGACCAGCTTATAGTCTAAAGTATAAAACCCCTGTTCAATTTAAGATTGAACAAGGGTTTGGTTAA
- a CDS encoding transposase, with the protein MGIGIPKGGSNRKWDKEDKLRIVKRYLNEGIGRIALAKEENISGGMLYIWIQKYLDEGEQGLVNNKKKDNHYAAIHTSKTLSEVDRLRLIVAKQEVEIERLKKGYLVKGAGANKEFVITKDVSLK; encoded by the coding sequence ATGGGAATAGGAATACCAAAAGGTGGGTCTAATCGCAAATGGGACAAAGAAGATAAGCTCAGAATTGTGAAACGTTATTTAAATGAAGGTATTGGAAGAATAGCTTTAGCAAAGGAAGAAAATATTTCAGGTGGTATGTTGTATATTTGGATTCAAAAATATCTAGATGAAGGTGAACAGGGATTAGTAAATAATAAGAAAAAAGATAACCATTATGCTGCAATTCATACTAGTAAAACGTTAAGTGAAGTTGATCGGCTACGCTTGATAGTAGCTAAACAGGAGGTCGAAATTGAACGATTAAAAAAAGGTTACTTAGTGAAAGGAGCTGGTGCAAACAAGGAATTTGTTATTACAAAAGATGTGAGTTTGAAATAA